GATACATAGATagacatatacacacacagctacacggatacagatacagatacagagacAGAGTCATCGACGGTTACAGGGGCAGTTATATATACCttgaatttattgttttttcatatattccATTGGATTTAAACTTTTCTGATATGTACACGGATATTCAAACACCATCTGATTACTGTCTCTTAAAATTTTGAAGATTTGCAGTGTAAGACAAAGACTAAGATATACTGTTGCATCGATGTGATTCACTTGAAGACCATCGAGCTGCGGTTCAGCGAAGATACCGTTGAGGAGCTTGTATTTGAGCGCGGTTTTCTGGCTTTTGACACTGTGCCCGAGGTGGCGCGTCTAACAGATCCCTTGATGCGTGGCATACTGTCCTTAATGTATAGCTCTTGTACCTGTTCCAGTGCTTCCTGTAGCTCCCTTTGACTGCTATGTCGGATAGGCGGATTTTTCGGATCTTCGTAGATGATGAGTTCTATGGGTATGCCGAGCTTGTTCAGCTTCGACTCCGCGCTGGGGCCTGTCTTGCTCATGCTCATAAAATCATTGACCTCCGTGTCACGCAGCAACAGATAGTTGTCCTCATTGGGTAGAAAATCGCTGGGATTCTGGTAGTGAGTATAGTCGCGCACCACGCGAATAACACTGCGCGAGTTCAGATAGTAACGATCGTAGACAGTCAGTGTGTAGTAGATCTTGCGAGTTGTCTTGGGTGCGACCAGCCAAAAGACATAGATGCCGGCCTTGTTGGCATTAATTGAGACCAGTTGGCGCTCCAGCTGCTTATCCTTGAGCTGGGCATACCAGGTGGTACGGCAGACCATCAACATTATGGGCAGATAATTGTCGAACCTGTGGTGATCGTTAATAAGCGCTGAGTTCGGATTGCTCAGATAGCTGAGGCCCGGTTGCGTCGACGGCTTGCCCTTCACTCCTCCGTACAGGAGCGTGGCCATGCAGTTGTTAACGCCGTGCTCGTAGCCTGTCGGATCAAAGCACATGACCAGCGGCTTGTGCTCATAGATCTCAGAGTTCGTAGTGCCCAGAGTATACATATGCTTGTGCAGCATGTGCATCATCATATTTGATGGGAATACTATCTCGTTGCACCTGCCAACAGGACAGCTACCGGGCACCCGGGACAGATGTCGTACAGCTTCTTGCAGTTCAAGATTTCTTTGTTCGTTATCCTTGGCTTCCTGCAActtcttttccattttcatttcaatttcctCTTGCATCTGCTTTAGCGTTTTCTTATCTTTCGACATGATGACtgcttgaatttaatttaattatcataccttaaaaaaaaaaacacaaatatgtgAACTTTGAACGTTTTTTATAACTCAAAAGTGCTGAAAGTTGACTGAAGGATGGGGCGTGGTCAACTAGACTTTCCAAGTAGATATTATCAATatcttgaatttatttttatattttagccACGATTGCTAAAGgtgaaattcaattgaattgaacCGGAGAAATCTGTAGCCAATAGACTGTTAAATAAGTTAAGCAAGTCATCTCTGACAAGTTGAGGCCTCTGCTTGTAGCGGTTCGCTTTTCGGCGCCttgtcatttgttgttgtacattttatttttctcacTTTGAAGAGTCAAGTTTTGGAaagaatgaaatgaaaattggaTTGGACTGCgaataacaaaagcaaaaatgctTGGCATTCAAAACCATTTAGGGAGGTGCGCGGGTAATGCAAAAAGTTTGCGCATAGTCGGCAAACAGACACCAAGCTGAGCACtttaatttaaacttttgGCCGCCCGCAAGTTTTTTTGGGACAGATACTAGAAAGATTGTTCGTTAAATTAGACGAGTATGACAGCAAATTATTAcgcttgctgttgttgtagccaGTAGCTTTGGCCTTGGCTTAGAGCGCCTAATTTTGTTTGGGTCTGGGTTTGTTCCAACAAAAAGGGTCGCGCGCATTACcaaaaaagtaaattaattgcTTCACTAATCGCCTTTGATtagccaacaaaaaatatatatatatatgtatctgaaATGTATATGAAGGTATATATCAATAATGTTGGCTTGCCTGCAAGTGGCTGCTAATGCGTCTGGTAATCGCATTACTTCTTGTGCGGGAATCGTGTGCGTGGCCCGTATCCCACTTGGCCTGCACATGTCCAATTTTGATGTGGGTGCGTGCCACCTACATCTCAATTTGACCACAAAAGCCGGCACTCTAATGCCATCAGCTGCAAAAAAAGGTCGTGTGCTGCCTTTTTAAAAGCAGGTTCAATTCGCTTAGCTCGAAAAGTTCGCAACGGAATTCAATTCGCAATATTTTGCCCCAACACACAAATTACACGAGTctcaatagtttttttttttttagtgtcaTGCGCGTCGCATCTAACTTTATCGACACTTTGAAGTGAGTTCAAAAGGTGCATGTCTAATTTGGGACTTGCCTCTCTATCTTTGACAGCTCCGACGCGCCGGCCGTAAAATTGAGAGTTGCCCACTTTTGGGATGCACACGCAtggaaaaaatttaaatgggaACGGAAATGGATACGGGCTAAAAAGAGGAGAAAAAATGCCATTGCTGAAAAGGCAATTTAAGACAAGTCAAGTATGCTGAAATAGCAGGTGAAgcattttaagaatttttcagctgacaatttgcatattgatGGCAAATACTTTGAGCAAAAGTAAAATGCATAAAGAAATGCCAGCAACATACAAATTAATCCCAATAACACAGCAACAGTTGGACAAGTATTGTGTTGACtgtttttattacattttatttgatcaaaatatattaaattattattttgcctGTTTCTATTGGCTCTTAGAAATAGCGAGcttgaaatattttagacaaatgcatttgaagaaaataaatgttgttaaaaTAAGAGATAGTGATAAGCTAAACATATTATAATTGGTTTCTAATTGACGTTTTACTTCATTTATTTGAGTAGAACAATATTTCAACTATTTTTGGACCAATTTGTGTTGACGATTAAAGATACGTTTAATTATTATCCCTGACGTGCATGCATTCAGTATATTTGACACGGACATTAATCAAAAAATGCTATGGACGACAGTGAAGCTTTTACATGTGACACACTGACAATGGGTTCAATCAACGAAAATATTGATTGACATATCAATTTTGAGCAACAAACTAATAACATCAGGCACTGACAAGCAGATGAGTGCGAATTGGAAAAGCGCATTTCGCGCAAATTACGCAATAGTAAAGAGTGTATGATGTGCTTGATCTGTTTGAAGAACCAATGCACAATTACCCAACAAATCATTGAGTTTCGCGGTAAATTTGTCGACATTTTATATGAACTGCAGTGCCAGTAAAATATTCTCATTTGCATGTGAACAcaaacgcaaacgcaaaagcaaacacaaatgCGAGCACAACTggcaatacaaatacaaatacacaaacattgcttatacacacaaacacaaacacaaacacaaacagacaCTCAGACTCCACTTAATTTGTTAATAGATGCGGCTCTACGAACTAAAGTTGTTGGCATACAAACCAGACCCATGTCGGTTGCCAATTTGaagttgattttgaaaatccACTTTGGGACAGAACATCGTGCAATGGTTTGTAAAATTCGTTGAATGGATGCAAATGAGCTGCAATCGAGCTCACATATGAAAGGACTCATAAAATGTTACAAATACCCAAACGTACGATTTGATAATGATGTACAGTGGTTATTAGTTTCTATTTTGTGTGCCACCGAAAAAGCAAAGCCTGATATAAGTCTATCAAAGGGTATTAAGCGAAATAAAGGTTCAATGCGCACATGCCTTTATTCCGTTGCAGTTAGTTTTTAAacgaataaatgaaaaattaaaagttaaaaagAAGAGGAATGTTGAGAAAAGATATCATTGAAGGTGAGAGATGGAGAGAAGATTTGTGTGACACATTCTGTCGGATAATCAATAAAACCAATCACTTGTTCTTAaggaattatatttatttaattgccgTGCGAGCGAAAGATGAGTCGACATTGATGCACGCCCAAATGCTCCATCATGAAGTTATCTACTTCATCGTTAAGCACAGACACGTCTCTGTAAATGTTATGGCCCAGATCCACTTGAAGGCCAACATATGCAGGCAAACGATGATAAATGATGACAGAGATGCCGTTAATGCAAAAGAGAGTacgaaaaattcaaaaaaatcagcTGACCGATAAATATGCTTTCGCTTAATATGTATGTCTATACGCCTATGTTGTCGCCAGAGCGCGTGCTGACCCCCAGGCAAAGGACCCAGAACATGTTCGTATTAAATTCAACGCAGGCGTCGGCCTGAACATCATTAATTTTcttataagcattatgaaatttattattgattttacGACGGAAATTGTGCGTGCCTTCAGATTTGGTTTCCTTTGATAAAATGGCGGTGCGGCATTAAAGCAACTTTCcatgcggcgtatacgtaatatgcaCGAAAATAATTTTGCAAACGTTGTTaatatttgcacatatataaatgcgcCTAATTGGCTAAATTATGTGCAGGCAAAAAAGTGTGCATGCAGCAGAAAGTCAGCCAAAAAGTGTCTAAAAAGTGCATGCACAATATATACGAATTGCAGATACCCTAAGCAAGCGAACAGCGAAAcataaaaccaaataaaattattctcTAAAAAGAGTTTATAAACAGTTATATAccaatgtttttattgtaaatatttatttggaagttattgtttttagagtgttaatataaaatattttaagagctttgctgcaaattttaaatacccCTTTGCGGAAAGATATTagtggaaaaagaaaaacgggTAAAGCTCGTGGCTAAAAGTGCTGCCAATTGCAGTCGAGCTGTGGTGTGCGGCTTTTGGTTAGCGGGAGTGAAGCGgcgtttaatttaaaatgaaatacatcATACTGGCCAATTATTTCAGCAATTTTGCAAATTAGTGGCCCGGACAATTTCAGTTACCCAAAAAGCGACCAATTATCAAGCAAGGGTGTGTCTCTATCTCTAtacgggtgtgtgtgtgtgcaaattttCGTAGCACACTTTTTTGCAGTTGGCGCTAATTACAAATGGGAAAAAAGTAATTGCAAAAGTTAAAACTGGCAAAGAGAATCGGGCCACAATACAAGGCTAACAAGTGGCCATTGTCTATGTCTCAAGGGTCCAGGCAAACAATATATGACACAAGGGCCAAACGCATtaacacaaaaacaattgttaaaCTGACGAAGGGTTAAATCAGAATgtgaatgcaaaaaaaaaaaaaaaaaacacaaaaaacaaaagaggaGTAAAAGGTGAGCCACATacaatgaaattttaattaagtctGAGTCGGTTCGCTTTTGTGCTGATgcagccaaatgaaaatgccaCTGattatgtgcatgtgtgtgcgtgtatgtgtgtgtgcgcccgAGTGTATCTAAAATGTTGGCACAcatgtatgtgcatacatattttgtttacacTTTGCTTTATGTACTCTtacttttgtgtgtgcttgtgtttgtgttttgttgtgttttgttcTGTTCTGAATggctgcacaaatacaaaacgtCTGCAACtttgtgtatgtctgtgtgtgtgtgtgtgtgtgtgtgtaaatgtgaaTGTGTTTCGGTCTCTGTGCAACATAAATGCATTTGTGTAAttacacaacaaacacaattgTATCTATATCATGTACTTTGTAGCATTTTAGCCTTGTTGCCATTTAAAGCCTTTCTACTAATTGAAGTAAATGTGCTAAAGACCGTAAAACCTTTGGCAACCAGAAAATATCGTAAGCATTGCTTCTAAATTCAGCTCATTAGCCAATTTCCCACAGATTTTGTTGGCTTGATCGCATTTCCACAACTATTTCGAATCAACATTTGTggctatttaaaatattcaagaTATGTTCAGGAGCCACAAGGCAGatacaaatgaattttgaGATTTTGTATATAACCAAATGATGTTTATTGGAGATTTTATTTGTGGGTGTTGAAATTGTAATATTTGAGGAAAATATTTGGTAAGAAATTACCAtttgtcaaattaaattagaaaTTCTTTCGAACTTTAAGGCCGTTCGAAATTTAAAGGCAAGCAAGCAATTTAAAAGCATTTAGAAAAGCGTTCAGCAATGCAAAAGCAactgaaaaaattaaatggaattttatttttgagatTCCTTTTACTTGGGACTATAAGGTGAGTGGGTCGAGTGCTgtgaaataaacaatttgcctTAAATTGTGAAGAAAggtaatatttttattattaaagaaTGTAAACATAATCAAATTGGCTCATGAATTCCTTAACCTCAATTCAAAAAGATGAACTGATGGCCTTCAAAGGGGAAGCCCGTGGCGAAGTGCGTCTGTTTTgcttcaattaattaaaaatgcaactcAATTCATGTTGTATGCCCCGAGAATTGCCCAGCCCAGAGCAGCGTTGACCCTGGTTGAAGAACTGTGTCGAGGGATGCAAAAAGTAAAACGCGTTATTAATTTGACCTTTGTGCAAGGGGGATAGGAAAACTGTAAGCCGACAgatgtagctgttgttgtcgttctgAGTGAATAAAATCTCTGAGCCGACGGCACTTGAGTGGTAAGCCACGGCGTTAAGAGGCGCCAATTAATCAGCACTGAGATTTCCACAGAAGAGCAGATAAAGTTGCAGCTTAAAGACATTTAAACCGCCTTCCAGCAGACTTACACTTATGCGTAATGGTCAAGGATCAAGCCGAAGGAACAAGCAAAGTAGAATTAAGTTACTAAAAGTCAAGCAGCGTAAGGAACAAGGAttcaacaacaaggacaactGCACGCTTATTTTGAGTGACAGTTTGACCGATTAAAGCTCGAAAAACTGGAATAGATGGGGATTTTATGTAAATCAATCGGGCCAGAGGTTGACTAGCTCTCGCATATAACaagtacacatatatatatttttgtgaacAGAACAATTTTGcaataaatgcacaaaaatgTCAATTGGCTCGCCTGCGAAAGAGCaggaaaatttcataaataaataaaaagcaggtcATGCCAAATGTGACcgaatcacacacacacacacacaaacacacccacaaacacacacaaatataagCATAAACAGAAGCACTCACACGCTAGCAGGGACTGAGACGATTTATTTCAATCAGGCTGgaaaattgcgcatacgccccgtCAAACGGGCAACAACATCTGACAACTGAAATCATTATAGTAAGGCAGAGTAAAATAGACGCTAAAGAATATATCGACATGCAGTTTGACAGTTTGACTATTTGACTTGAGCGAACTCGGATGCCggcagacagcagcagctagtagtagaagaagaagcttGGTATTTCCGCAATTCGGTTCAACTTCCATACAAAATGACGTTGCAAACGGGCTGCCAAGCGAGAGCTGTGCTGAGCCACGGGGCAGGCACTAAATAAACTCGTACAAGATGAAAATCGCAAACATGCTGCCTTTCCTTAACCCCAATGGCGGCCATAGCCACTGGCAATGGCAAAACTTTTCCTCAATGTGtgagcaaataaaatatgtttagtGCACAGGCGCAAAACTGCAACTGCCAGCCGTGTTGACGTGTTGCATTGTCGTTTGTTTACACAACCACACAGCGTCAAGAGCAGGCAACAAAACTTTTCGACATGCTCGAAAAAAGCTGAACTCGAATTTAAATCCTTGCTTTAAAGATTGGCGAACATTTTCTCCCAAACCtgcagtaaaataaaaatgcgctGTGTACTTTAAAAATGACCCCCACATCAgttgaatatatattgtttcaTTGAAGGCAAACTAAACAGGTTTCCTCTATAAACTAATTCACGTATGCTCTATACTTTATTATTCTCTGACTGACTCATCAATCCACTTTATGGTGGCTTCCTTCATACCATGCATaataaactaaaacaaaagcaaaacgttGCCTGCGACTCACGCgtttcaaataaaatgctgCCAATAAAATGTCATAACGCGGGAACGTGTGTGTTTACATTTGTGAGTCAGTGTGTCTGTcggagcgtgtgtgtgtgtctgtgtgcgtgttgtcGTTTATGGTTGTTGCGATCACGTGCTGCAAAGTTTGTCGGGCCGACAGTACCCAATCCCTTTATGCGCTACACGCAGTGCGCTCCAACTGTAAAAATATCTAAACAAGGCAAATAGAATCAGAgcaaggcaacagcaacaggaacggGCCAATAAATGTGCAagtcatacatatatatatatatatatgtatatatatatttatatatctctgcacaaaacaaaaatggaagCAAACATGATTGCTGAAACTGCAAAGTACTTTAgtaaaattctttttttttgaagttAAAGCAGTTTATACAAGTCATTTGTTAAATAGAACATGTACTACATAGTTCGATATATAGAATTACCAGAGATATATTTTTCACTTATAGAGAGTATTTGCAATCATGTTTGCTAACAATACTTGCTCACCAATTGGCCTTAAACAAAACAGATGTAAGTTTTATTGGCAAATATATTCAGCTCTCATACGAAATTGCTTTCAAGTCCCTCTTTGAATAGGTGCTATGAAACTGATATCAAACTGACTatgatattcatatatgcTGTGTTTTTATCAAGGCTGAATTGGACTTCGGTTTGtccaatttattttgtacTGTGAACCGAACTTCAAACCAAACCAGGTACTCAAAAACAACTGAAACGCAATccaatacaaaatatatatatttaaaaacaaatatatcgTTCTAAATAAAAACCTTTTGGGTTGACCTAGTCAAAAGGTATAAATAACTTTGGACGCAGGCATTGAATCTATCTAACCCTATTGGGTAGATGCCAATTTGGGCTAGATATCAAATATAGTCCgcattttgtatatacaaatatgtacgacttgcaattgtaattgaaaacgcaaattttttttaaattttcaattatgcaTGTGATACTTAACCACTTTATCCAAAACCTTGGTAAAATGGTGCGTAACGCGAGCTTTATAAACCTTTCCTAAAGAAAGTTCATGATTCGAGCTACTGGGAATTGTTTCTAGATTTGCAGTTCTGATTGTTGTCCTTATTTGGTTGACTTTGGCAGCATTAAAAGCTTATACAATATTTGCGCCAATTTGacattgattaattaaaatatttgggaATTCTgcaaattatttcatttatggaagtcaaacaattttgtttagttttgtttaattacATTCAAATAActgcaaatatgaaaattgattgcacaacatttaaataatcttTTTTAATGAATCACAATTAAATGTTGCCCAACAATTTACAAAATGCATGTCTGTCTGAGGCCAGGCTCGGCAACTGACCAGAAAATGTTTACAAAACGCCGCtcacaaatataattaagcGACCAGCACATAAGCAAACATTGGCAAACAATGAACAAATCGAGTGGAGGGCGTGGCTGGGCTGAATTGTTGTGTAAATGTGCTAGGTGGACGTTTGTTTGGtgcacattacgtatacgacgCGTGTTGCGTCAGAAAATAAAGCAGAGCTTGCAAATTGCAATGTTAAGTGCGTCAACATCGGCCACGAACATTATCCAACCCCACACTTCACACCAAACCGTGGCATAATGACACcaacaaatcgacgacaaatgTGCTGGCAGTTACACAATTCCCGCCCGTTTCGCCCCCGGCCAACGGGCGGACTGCAATAACAAATATTGGTCGCTGGCAAAGTGCTGGCGCATTTTCAATTCGGTTGCGATATGGGGTTTTTGTTGATATCTATCAGATACTTGCAGCATTGCTAGTATTATTTGTGCTCGAACTATTTGTCATGTGACTTTCCTGCTGTTTATTTAGCCAGTGAAATGCATTCCGAAGTGCTTGATCATTACTTGACAAAgtaattgaaaatgatttgTCCGCGAC
The sequence above is a segment of the Drosophila virilis strain 15010-1051.87 chromosome 3, Dvir_AGI_RSII-ME, whole genome shotgun sequence genome. Coding sequences within it:
- the LOC116650458 gene encoding uncharacterized protein, producing the protein MSKDKKTLKQMQEEIEMKMEKKLQEAKDNEQRNLELQEAVRHLSRVPGSCPVGRCNEIVFPSNMMMHMLHKHMYTLGTTNSEIYEHKPLVMCFDPTGYEHGVNNCMATLLYGGVKGKPSTQPGLSYLSNPNSALINDHHRFDNYLPIMLMVCRTTWYAQLKDKQLERQLVSINANKAGIYVFWLVAPKTTRKIYYTLTVYDRYYLNSRSVIRVVRDYTHYQNPSDFLPNEDNYLLLRDTEVNDFMSMSKTGPSAESKLNKLGIPIELIIYEDPKNPPIRHSSQRELQEALEQVQELYIKDSMPRIKGSVRRATSGTVSKARKPRSNTSSSTVSSLNRSSMVFK